The window CTGGCTTGTTGGCTCCCCGACGAGGCACTTCCTCCGCCGCTCCCACACAAAAGCCAGGGCAACCTAGGTCAGTTCGTTAACTGCGTCTTTGAGAGACGCCGTTGCCGCTTAGAAGCCAAAGCCCAGAAGCTGAGCTGGAAACCCGAATAATAGCCTAAACCCCAAACCGGTTGGGGGCTCAAGTTCAGCCAAGTACTTTGCGACAAACAATTGGAGTTTGAAGCCAACTAGACTTTGGCTATAAAAGCCCGCACTTGGCCCTGTCATCATCAACAGTTGCAATCGATTCACCAATCACAGCAAATCCCAAACACCAAACTccaaaaatgttcaaattcgTAAGTGCAAGCCATGGATAAACTTTTCCAATGGAGTGTTCTTTTACGGAGCATCCTTTTTCTATCCACAGGTTGCCTTCTTCGCTTGCCTGGCTGTGGCCGCCGCTGCCCCTGGTCTGATTGCCGAGACCCACTCCATCGTCCAGCCCGCGATTCTGACCAAGACCGCTTACGTGGACACCAGTGCCTCCTCGGCCATCACCCACCAGAGCAACGTCAACCTGGTCCGCAAGGTTCCCCTGGCTTACTCCGCCCCTGTGGTTCACTCCGTGGTCCCCGCTGCTCCCGTGGTTCACTCCGTGATCCCCGCAGCGCCTCTGGTCAAGACCGTCATCCCCGCCGCTCCTCTGATCAAGACCGTGGTGGCTGCCCCAGCTCCCCTTGTGGTCCCCGCTGCTCCTCTGGTCAAGACTGTGGTGGCTGCCCCTGCTCCTCTCGTCCTGCCAGCCGCTCCCCTCGTCAAGACTGTGATCCCCGCCGCCCATGTGGTCAGCGCCCCCGTCGTCTACTCCGCCTACCACAAGTGAATCGATTGAAAGCATGTTGATAATTTGAATATTgattaaaaatctaaaaactcACTCATTAAAGAAAAATGTTAAACAAATCTTGTGCATTTTATGGTCTCTTAAAATTTCACAATGTTTTTAGTTAAACCTTCTTACATGATAAGTAACTTTATAGTTATTAAAGTTTACTGATTCTTAAaggcattttttatttaacttgATATAAAAAGctctttaaaatataatttttattgaaatcaaATATCAGGTTCTCAGAAAACGTTAAGATTCTTTAACTTTGATTAGAATTTCATTGATGAATACCTCAAGTTAGACGTCATATTTCTCATACCAAAATTACTTAAAACTTATTGATTTTTCTAAACAAGTTCTTTGGGATTACTAATAAAGTAGTCCTTAAGTCTCTATACATTTTAATTATAGCTTAATACAAAATTGGAATTATACtgtcatttttttaaagaactaAAATTCCCTGACATTATTATTAGAACTCCCTTAGAGATAGatggacagacagacagatcaTGAATGTATAGCTTTAAAGGGCCTCGTTACTGTCTCCTACTTCTAGTGAAGCTTGGGACCCCTTCACTGTGTCTTTgtcaaaaattataataccgtCTGCAAcagaataaaatttaattttattacaaaTATATAGTCTACTGATTGTCCATCTAAATTTGCACCCATTTATATACCATTTGCatgtaaaaaatatgcaaaaaactCAAGCTTTACTTTTATACATCTTAGCCCTGGGCTAATTtgcgtttttattttcatttcttttatttgcaaaTTTGCATTCAGCTACCGATTCCGATCGACGATGAATACTAATGAAcgaataccaaataaaagtcaTTCGAATTGATTATTTTGATGCTAATGGGATTGGGAAAATCGATCATTCCTTTTTGTTATCAACCCGTACCCTTACCAACCAAtacctttaaatatttcacaatTTCTAATATCAACAATTCGATTTATTCATTAAAGCAATCATAACAATTACGTGTCAGTTTCAACAATTTCCTAATGATGGTAGACATGGGCAAGTGGGGCAGCGGCGATAGTCTTCACCACCGGGACGGAGGCAACCACTGGGGCGATGAAGGCCTTCTGGTGGATCTGGGTGTGGCTCTGGTGGGACACGGCGTGGGGCAGAGCCTTCACGATGGGCACGGCAGCCACATGGTGGACGGGAGCCACATGCTTGACGACAGGAACCACAGGAGCCACATGGTGGACGACTGGAGCCACTGGAGCAATGGTCTTAATAACAGGAACCACGGGGGCAACATGGTGGACTACGGGAGCAACTGGAGCAATGGTCTTGATGACGGGAACCACTGGAGCCACGGTCTTGATGACGGGAACCACAGGAGCCACATGCTTCACAACTGGAACCACTGGAGCCACAGTCTTGATGACGGGAACAGCCGGCACCACATGCTTCACCACAGGAGTGATCACAGCCTGGTTATGGAACTGGGTGAAGCTCTGGTGGGAGGTGGCGACTGGAGTAGCCACTTTGGTGATGACCGGAGCCACGGCCACATGGTGCTCCTCAATGAATCCCGGAGCAGCAGCGGCAATGGTGGCCAGGGCACAGATGGCGATCTACGAAAGTGCCAAATACAATTATCTCCTCAGGATATCCGTCTTTCAAAATACTTACGAAGCGGAACATCTTGTTGGATTTTTGTGGGTGGGTGTGTGGTGCTTTGGAGTCGACGAGTGACTGTTGCTGATTTGGAATCACCACAACGGCTTTATATAGTCAAAAATTCGCCGGTCACATTGTCCTTCAGCCGAACATTAGCAACTAACGAGCAATTGGCACAAACTCGTTTCTCTAGCATTGAACTTGAACCCAGAGCCGCAAACTAAACATCTGCGATAGAGCCTCGCCAGAAATAAGCCAACAATTGATTATCATTAGGCCCGAAAAGGTTTTAAAAGCCCGACATTGGCATAGAGATCGATACGAAGCCCCTTTATTGCATAGAGATCGATACGAAGCCCCTTATTGTGTGCCAGATGACAgatatttttagtttcttcAGAGTCTTTGAAACGCCCCAGCGAAGGTCTTTCGATTCGTGCCACcaaaaacgaaatgaaatgCTATTTTATTCCAGAGTTTTTTGTTAGTTAAACGATACGCTATAAAAGACCCGCCAAGAGGCCCTCGCGGGTCCAGTCCGTTTCCTGATTCATATCCATATCCATATCCCTTTGAATCAGAGGCGGCAGCGCTGGTTCAAGTACGAATATCCTGGAAATGAGATCGGATCAGTCGGGAACTGAGAATTTTGGGAAGGCTTATTAAAGGCTAATTAAACCACTACTCAGGCCAAGAACTGAATGAGGTTTTCGTCCTCGGAATCTCCCGACTCGGCCAGATATTCGTATAGGGCCGGCGGCAGGGTGGGATCCACCGTACGGGTCAGGGAGGAATTACCGATGACTTGGTTCTCCGTGTCGTCGTCCTGTGTGCTCAGCGCGGAGCTCAACTGGCGGCCCTTCCGCGGAGCAAACTCGATCCCGATTCCTAGGCTGGCCAACGTGGGGTGCTTGTACTGGGTGCGCCACGCTTGGTTCCAGTTCTCGTAGAACTCCAGGGAGGCCTCGTCGGCAGCCACCTCCGAGGACAATAGCATGCGACGCATCATCTGCCCCCCAGGTATCCTGCCAGGACCTTGGCTGTTCAAGACCGCGCGCGACATGATGCTTCTATGAATGTTTCTTTTGTATTTTCGCCAGTGTATTAATTGTGATGTGTTCGAGTGAAAACACTTTTCAGACGACTTGACAAGGCTCCCAACACATAGAGTTTTTAAATCATGGCAAACTGGGCCTATTCATTTGAATcttcagcaaaaaaaaaatcataaattgcCAGAATCATCATGGCACTATAATGCACTAATTACAGGATGGAACGTTATTTTTTGATCAGATGCAAATTGGAAGACCCATCTCAATCGAAAAAGCCAAAATAACTGAAAAGGGGGAAACATCCGAATCCCAAATTTTATAGGGGTATCCCTTCGAAattcgaaaatttttaaaatcacTTTTAAGCAATTCCTTTGGTCAGGAATTAAGATACTCGGTTGtctgattacagaatggtactTGCTTTCTTGATCGGatacaaattggcagagctatgccaatcggaagtgGGGAAAACAGCTGAAGGGGGGAAACATCGgaatacaaaaatttcataaggggtaccccttacaaaaattggaaaatttttaaaatcacTTTTAAGCACTTCCTTTGATGAGGAATTGAGATACTTGGTTTTttgattacagaatggtactTGCTTTCTTGATCGGatacaaattggcagagctatgccaatcggaagtgGGGAAAACAGCTGAAGGGGGGAAACATCGGAATACAACAATTTCataaggggtaccccttacaaaaattggaaaatttttaaaatcacTTTTAAGCACTTCCTTTGATGAGGAATTGAGATACTTGGTTCtctgattacagaatggtactTGCTTTCTTGATCGGatacaaattggcagagctatgccaatcggaagtgGGGAAAACAGCTGAAGGGGGGAAACATCGGAATACAACAATTTCataaggggtaccccttacaaaaattcgaaaatttttaaaatcacTTTTAAGCACTTCCTTTGATGAGGAATTGAGATTCTTGGTTTTttgattacagaatggtactTGCTTTCTTGATCGGatacaaattggcagagctatgccaatcggaagtgGGGAAAACAGCTGAAGGGGGGAAACATCGGAATACAACAATTTCataaggggtaccccttacaaaaattcgaaaatttttaaaatcacTCTTAAGCAATTCCTTTGATCAGGAATTGAGATACGGGGTTCTCTGATTACAGAATGGAACTTGCTTTCTTGATCGGatacaaattggcagagctatgccaatcggaagtgGGGAAAACAGCTGAAGAGGGGAAACATCGGAATACAacaatttcataaaaattcgaaaatttttaaaatctattttaAGCAATTCCTTTGATCAGGAATTAAGATACTCGGTTCTCTGATTTTAGAATGGTACTTGCTTTCTTGATCGAatacaaattggcagagctatgccaatcggaaggtgGGGAAATAACTGAAGAAGGGAATAAagctaaaaatattaatactGTTATAGAAGCAGCCTTTATTTTAGAATTAACTAGCTAATACTAAATGGTTTCATTGCTCAACTGTTGGGCACGTAAACTGGACTCAGGCTGAGTTGCTCGTAGCCGGTGCCACCGCCTTCCTGCGTGGCAGTGGTGTGAAAGGTCCGATTCAGGTTCGTAGGTTCCACGTAGCCCAAAGACCGGCCCATGGGGGCGATGACGAAGCGAGTCTGCCTCTGGGAGGAGCCCTGGTAGGAGACCACCGAGGGCGCCGAGTCGATGAGGAGACGCGGAGCCTCTGTTGCCGGCTTGGCCAGAACCAGAGTCAGGCAAATTATGGCCAACAGTATCTGGAATTGGCAAGTGTTAAGTCATAATTTGGCATAGtacattttaaaaacatcTCCAATGATCCTCCCACTCACCAGTTGTCTCCGCATTTTACGATAACGATGTAGGCTTAATGGGGTAATTACGGCTACAAATCAACAAGAACTCCGACAAGAGGCTGCTGAGGTGGGCGGAtaatatccaaaaaaataataaaacgagCCGAGCTGGATCAAGTTCCCCCTTCTGAGAAACCAACACAAAGCGGAGCGAGTGGCAAAGTCAAACTGAAGTGCTGTGTGAATTGCTGTGCCATGAAATCACGGCGGAGCAGTTGTTGGCCATCCAGAGGCGGATGTGGCAACAGGCCTGGGGGGCAGTGCCATCGATACGCCCCCACTCACACAGCCCCTGGATAagtggaaaaataaaagaaatatattaCCACCGATCTGCGATCGAAGCGGTGGAAACACGCGCGCAGTCGCGGTTATCTTGCAATTGTGGGAGTGTCTCAACTTGGACGCAGCTTTACGTAAAGAAATAAAccgaaaaaaatcaaatataaatatataaataccgAACGCCGCAAATATTGTAGTAATAGCATAACCAAAAGCAATAGCAACCGCTACAGAAGGGGATATAGAAACAACAACCGCAGCAACAAAAGTTATAGTACAACATGCGACGGCGACGGCGTCTGCGTCTGCGCAACTCGCTGAAGGTTGATCCACTCCACTTCGCACCTCCGTCGCACCACCACAGCTTCGGTGGTGCGGAGGTTTCTTTACATGGCTAGCTATTATGCTATACTCTGCAAAAAAGAATAtttcgatttatttttaagttttaaagcGGGTTTAAGAAATACTAACAATGGCTTATAGTTTTAAAAAAGATTCTAGTTAAAGAGCATAaataatacatatttttataaaataaagtttctTAAATCCACAAAAAGGAAAGGGTATCTAAAAGATCGAGTATCTGGTTATTTCAATTTATCGCTTGACGTGTCAATAACTAAAAAACCAATGTCGTGGCTTCGCACATTCGCCGATGTCCGGTCTCCCGGCTCCGTTTACCCCTTTTCCGACCCTACCGAGTCAGTCGACTGACCATATGATTAGATGATTAGCCGGAGGCGCGTAATGGAAGCTCTAAGTGCAAGCGGCCTAATGAGAGGCTGTCGGATCGGAGTActttttgattaattaattggctGCATATAGCAAATGGCCCATAAATCTTGGCCCAAACGGAGGCGACCTCTTGCTCAAGGAGTCGCCACTTGGACCAGCTATCATATAAATGGCAGCGGCACATGTCTAACGGTAATTAGTTGCCCACTCAAGAGACCATCATGCGCATCACGGTACGTAATCCCCAAGCCACAAAGCCAATCACCGGTGAACAAAGTGCTTCCCCAAACAACAGGTAGCCTGCCTCCTCATCACCTGGAGTATCCAACTGTCCGGCAGTCGAGCCGCCACCATCCTGCATGGCAGTGCCATATCCCACCAGAGCTTCACCCGACTGTCGTCGTCCTCAGAGCCGCTAATCCTGCAGCAGCCTAATCCCCAGCAGTTGGTGAGGATTGTGGTTCCGCAGAGAGTGCAGGAGCAGCCATTGGAGAGGTTTCGCTTTGAGACCCATGCGGAGGAGCCTCAGGTTCTCAGTCAGACACCTGCACATCTCACCTATGCCGCGCGTCCGGTGGTGCACCAGATGCTGCCCCAGATTAAGCCGGTGCGGAATATAAGCTTCGCTTCCCTGCTGCCAGGACCTCGTAGTCTGGCCACTAATAACAACATCTCACCTGTCTGAGAAGAAAATAGTAtttagtaatttttttaagaatattaaaTAGTTGTTATACAAAAAgttgttttaataaaatattaatttttaactgAAGCTTCAGTTTAACATAAAAGAGCTGAATAGATGGCTTATAAGTTTTCCATTATTCCAAAGATAAAAAGCATTATCCATCCTGTCATactgtattttttatttttatcttcaaAGACAGTtgaatttcataatttttgtaattttttcgCACACTTACACCCACACCAATGTAGACACCCAAGTTTTGCCTGTCAACATTTTCGTGTACGCAAATTCTGTTTAgaattatttgttatttttatccttaattagcttttaataaaagaataaaattgaataaaaaatccGACTCACTGAGAAGACAAAATTCAGAGTCAACCAAAGCAAGGACTCCAAAAAAACTGAccaatccaaaattaaaattaaccAAAGGATACAAAGAAGGTGCAAATAATAGAGGCTGAGCTGAGTGATGAATGCCCGGCTTATCCTGAAGCAGTTACCCAATCACCTACTCTTCCGCATCCTGCACTATTCCCTGATCTCCCAGCAATTACGGGAGGACCTGGGCATGGGCGTGGGGGCGGCAGAGCGGTTGAATGGGGGACCGAAGGGATTGAAAGGCATGAAGGGGTCTGCGGCGAGGCCAATGGAGTGGCAACCGTTTGCCCTGTGGCTGGCCAACTTGCTGCTGTCCTACGCGGGTGATATACTGGGCAACATGCTCCTGGGCACCCTGCCCCTGGAGCCGCTCTGTAACGCTTCCGATGTCCTGCTCAGCTCGGCGATCTGGTAAGTGAGACCCGATACCCAGGGAGTCCAGTCAAAATTTCACTATTTCTTACCCAAGCACAGGTACATAATCTTTTTCTGTCCCTTCGACCTGGGCCATACGGTGGCCTCTACCATGTCATTTCGTCTTGTGGCCACCGCCATGGCCACCATTAGCCAGGTGCAGCTGATCGAACGTGGCGTCCACATGGCGGGAAAACTTTATGGACAGGCCCCGATCCCGATGCTGATAGTGGGCACTGTGATGGGCAGTGGCGCCGAGCTGCTCAAGCCGGTGGCCTGCATCCTGATCAACCGATGCCAACATAGCCACCTGGCCTACATCAAACTAACCATGTAAGTTTTGTGTACACTCCAAGGATCTTGTAACCTATCCCATCTTCTGTAGGAACTCAAAGCTGGCCTTGGGACTCTCCTGCCTGTTTATGTTGCAAATCTACCACAGTCCCCTGATCCTAGGGCTGTCCCGCCATCAACTCCTGGTCTACACCCTGGTGTTGACCACGACCTTCAAGTTCTTATCCATGGCCTACAGCACGGAGCACTTCATCTGGCTGCTGGAACACCGGATGCAATACACCTTTTTCGGCGGCCTCTCCGGGGACTTGAGCAAGTTCTTTGGTCGCGTGCCAAAGGGGAGTGTCCGGCCGACCTGGGCCTTCTCCGAATTCGATTGAATCCGCCACGGAATTGCATAATCGTGCGCCTCCTACGCACCCCCTTTCgctgtttatttaatttcaggggcggcggaggaggcggCGACTGGTAAGCGGCTTAAGTTGCCGGGCCAGCAGATGTCTCGCTTGATCGGGTTACGTACTACATGCTAATCGGCTTAGAAGCGCCCGACAGTCAGCAGATCGAGAGGGCAGGGAGCTGGCCAGAGTACTGGGTTACGGCCACGGGTTAGTGGCTTCAAGGCGTGTGCTCGCCCAGATGTactaaaaaatttttgtttgaaaataaAGCTTACATTAAAACTTATGCagatatttaatattttctaattACTTATAGTCCTTCATTACCAACGTAGACGTGATAATCCATAGTGATAAGGATTTtcctaaacaaaaggttttaAAAGCTGACTAACACAACAGTTTCTTATTTAACTTTATGCTATTTGTAATATTCAGCATCTAGTAGGTGAGGCTGAAGTTTAAATAAACTCATAAAGGAAAATGTCAGTCAAAGGTTTACCTTCAATCCAATCGTTTCTCAAACATCCCATCAAAATGTCTAAAAAACCATGTTCTAAAGAAAAAGGTCGCCCAAGGGCGAGTAAGGCTAATGTGGAGAAACCCAGGAAGGATCCCTCAGCCATCAGATCGATCTTATGTCCACCCATGGAGAAGCCCATGAAGAAGGCTAAGGAGGAAGTCAAGCATAAGGACTGTCCCAGGGCAACAAACTACAAAACTCCAGGCCAGCGTCGGCAATATTTAGAGCAGGAGGTGGTCCCAATTTTATTGGAGGGTATGCTCGGGTTGGCCCGCGAGATGCCCCAGGATCCCATCAATTACCTGCAAAAGTTCTGGTTGCAGGACAAGCATAAGTGCGACATAGATCTACCCAAGGATCTTCTGTAATCGTAATGAGAGATACATCCAGTATAAGCagataaaatttcaaattattcGCTCATTGAATAAAAGTTTATGGTTCGGTGTTTAGCTTACTCAGCGGTGCATTTCCTTGGCCAGTGAGGCGGAGAAATGGGATCTGGGCTTAGGGGCTATAAAAACGGGCAGCTGGCTCTTCTCCAGCATCATTCATTCGTTGCATTACAAATTTGCAGTAAGCCCTTAGACATGTCGCAAGTGGTGAGTTTGGTGGACAGAGTGGAGCATCATAATTCATTCCATGAATCTTCAATAGTTCCTGCCCGTCCTGGCCATCGTGCTGGTCTTCTCCGGAGCCTCGCAGGCAGCCAGCCTGGACTGGCCCTCGAATCTGGTGGCTCTCAGCTCGGCCAAGTCATCGCAGCTGTTGCCGATTGCCAGAGAGGATTCCCTTGAACTGGCCCAGGGCAGTATCGGCTCTGTCGTTCCATCTGGTGCTCAGCAGGAGGAGCCCTCCCAGGagtcggaggaggaggaggaccagcAGCAGCTCTCCCAGTCGTCCAACGGCAGCTCGGAGCCCATCGATGCTCGTCTAGTTAGCTCCAGCATTCCCGTGTCCGTTCCTCTGCCCCTGATTGTGGCCGCCCGGAATGGACTCCGCACCGTTTTGACCATCCAGGAGCCCGCCGTGGCCAAGGTGGGTGAGGTGGTGCAGCATGTGCCCACCGCTGTTTCCCACCAGAGCCAGACCGTGGTCCATGACCACCGTCGCCTGGTTACCCCCATTGTGGCTCCAGCTGTGCGCACCACCCAGGTGATTCGCCAGCAGCCCCTTCTGTGGACCGTCGCTTCCTCCGATCCCCGTGTGGTCCTGATCCGCAACTAATCGGCCATCGAACTCTGCTGCATAGAAGCCAAAGATCCCCGAGATGAACTCGCCAAATCAATGGAACATTCTTTAATACTCTTTCTGGACTTGCTCTGTTAACCCACAATACTCTGTCTcttctctgtctgtctcttcTGCCATTTTCTGTAGAATTCTTCTTCTGTAGAATGC of the Drosophila ananassae strain 14024-0371.13 chromosome 2R, ASM1763931v2, whole genome shotgun sequence genome contains:
- the LOC6506817 gene encoding trimeric intracellular cation channel type B isoform X1, with the protein product MNARLILKQLPNHLLFRILHYSLISQQLREDLGMGVGAAERLNGGPKGLKGMKGSAARPMEWQPFALWLANLLLSYAGDILGNMLLGTLPLEPLCNASDVLLSSAIWYIIFFCPFDLGHTVASTMSFRLVATAMATISQVQLIERGVHMAGKLYGQAPIPMLIVGTVMGSGAELLKPVACILINRCQHSHLAYIKLTMNSKLALGLSCLFMLQIYHSPLILGLSRHQLLVYTLVLTTTFKFLSMAYSTEHFIWLLEHRMQYTFFGGLSGDLSKFFGRVPKGSVRPTWAFSEFD
- the LOC6506817 gene encoding uncharacterized protein LOC6506817 isoform X2 codes for the protein MSFRLVATAMATISQVQLIERGVHMAGKLYGQAPIPMLIVGTVMGSGAELLKPVACILINRCQHSHLAYIKLTMNSKLALGLSCLFMLQIYHSPLILGLSRHQLLVYTLVLTTTFKFLSMAYSTEHFIWLLEHRMQYTFFGGLSGDLSKFFGRVPKGSVRPTWAFSEFD
- the LOC6506820 gene encoding retinin, with protein sequence MGSGLRGYKNGQLALLQHHSFVALQICSKPLDMSQVFLPVLAIVLVFSGASQAASLDWPSNLVALSSAKSSQLLPIAREDSLELAQGSIGSVVPSGAQQEEPSQESEEEEDQQQLSQSSNGSSEPIDARLVSSSIPVSVPLPLIVAARNGLRTVLTIQEPAVAKVGEVVQHVPTAVSHQSQTVVHDHRRLVTPIVAPAVRTTQVIRQQPLLWTVASSDPRVVLIRN
- the LOC6493165 gene encoding uncharacterized protein LOC6493165, whose protein sequence is MSRAVLNSQGPGRIPGGQMMRRMLLSSEVAADEASLEFYENWNQAWRTQYKHPTLASLGIGIEFAPRKGRQLSSALSTQDDDTENQVIGNSSLTRTVDPTLPPALYEYLAESGDSEDENLIQFLA
- the LOC6506816 gene encoding uncharacterized protein LOC6506816, coding for MRITVACLLITWSIQLSGSRAATILHGSAISHQSFTRLSSSSEPLILQQPNPQQLVRIVVPQRVQEQPLERFRFETHAEEPQVLSQTPAHLTYAARPVVHQMLPQIKPVRNISFASLLPGPRSLATNNNISPV
- the LOC6493166 gene encoding protein app1 gives rise to the protein MFRFIAICALATIAAAAPGFIEEHHVAVAPVITKVATPVATSHQSFTQFHNQAVITPVVKHVVPAVPVIKTVAPVVPVVKHVAPVVPVIKTVAPVVPVIKTIAPVAPVVHHVAPVVPVIKTIAPVAPVVHHVAPVVPVVKHVAPVHHVAAVPIVKALPHAVSHQSHTQIHQKAFIAPVVASVPVVKTIAAAPLAHVYHH
- the LOC6493164 gene encoding uncharacterized protein LOC6493164, encoding MRRQLILLAIICLTLVLAKPATEAPRLLIDSAPSVVSYQGSSQRQTRFVIAPMGRSLGYVEPTNLNRTFHTTATQEGGGTGYEQLSLSPVYVPNS
- the LOC6506818 gene encoding protein dpy-30 homolog; this translates as MSVKGLPSIQSFLKHPIKMSKKPCSKEKGRPRASKANVEKPRKDPSAIRSILCPPMEKPMKKAKEEVKHKDCPRATNYKTPGQRRQYLEQEVVPILLEGMLGLAREMPQDPINYLQKFWLQDKHKCDIDLPKDLL
- the LOC6506815 gene encoding protein app1 translates to MFKFVAFFACLAVAAAAPGLIAETHSIVQPAILTKTAYVDTSASSAITHQSNVNLVRKVPLAYSAPVVHSVVPAAPVVHSVIPAAPLVKTVIPAAPLIKTVVAAPAPLVVPAAPLVKTVVAAPAPLVLPAAPLVKTVIPAAHVVSAPVVYSAYHK